A single Bacillus sp. OxB-1 DNA region contains:
- a CDS encoding GNAT family N-acetyltransferase, translating to MNETLLLKDGRSVTLRPLTTGDLDAILALQKKVIAALTTESFLQPLTEEEYRYILDGKGLMIGAFSDTELIAFRAMLEPESDDEEHLGKDACLPEEEWSRVLYSEISNVDPGFRGNGLQSILGNRLLDKIDSTRFRYICTTVAPFNIASLKDKFSLGFRIVALKQKYGTLLRYILMKEANPRPVSDDFERQIVEMGDIEGQQALLGAGWIGVGMARDGEKWHIILERPKRT from the coding sequence ATGAATGAGACACTTCTATTGAAAGATGGACGGTCTGTCACACTGCGTCCGTTAACGACGGGGGATCTCGACGCTATACTTGCGTTGCAGAAGAAAGTCATTGCCGCGTTGACAACAGAATCCTTCCTGCAACCGCTAACCGAAGAGGAGTACCGATATATCTTGGACGGCAAAGGATTGATGATCGGCGCTTTTTCGGATACTGAATTGATTGCATTTCGGGCGATGCTGGAACCGGAGTCGGATGACGAAGAACATCTCGGGAAAGACGCCTGCCTTCCGGAAGAAGAGTGGTCCCGTGTGTTGTATTCTGAGATCTCGAACGTCGATCCCGGTTTCCGGGGCAATGGCTTGCAGTCCATCTTAGGCAATAGGTTGCTGGACAAAATCGACTCCACAAGGTTCCGTTACATATGCACAACCGTTGCGCCTTTTAATATCGCAAGTTTGAAGGATAAATTCTCCCTCGGATTTCGGATTGTCGCATTAAAACAGAAGTACGGCACTTTACTGCGCTATATCTTGATGAAGGAAGCCAACCCACGCCCCGTCAGCGATGACTTCGAAAGACAAATCGTCGAAATGGGAGACATCGAGGGGCAACAAGCTCTTCTAGGAGCGGGGTGGATCGGAGTCGGTATGGCCCGGGACGGCGAGAAATGGCATATCATTTTGGAAAGGCCAAAACGAACATAA
- a CDS encoding mandelate racemase/muconate lactonizing enzyme family protein: MEILEINIYAIHLPLNEPFIISYAAYDTMPSIIVKITTDTGHIGYGEAVADEHVTGESWESTFEVLKHTLAPLLIGENPHNMERIHEKMDQAIYGVPAAKAALDIACYDVVGKALGIPVYDLLGGRYHDEFPVTHVLSIASPEQMAQEAADRVAEGYRSLKMKVGTQVDEDVKRIEAVRRRVGEDIAIRVDVNQGWRNSAATLTGLQKLSHCSLDWLEQPVVADDIDGMVEVKSKSTVPLMIDEGLRGIREMREIIAKRAADKVNIKLMKCGGIYPAMKLAHMAEMAGIECQIGSMVESSVGSAAGFHVAFSKKIITSVELTGPLKFSKDIGNLHYDVPFIRLTDKPGLGIAIDEAVLAELTKFSGKVTA, encoded by the coding sequence ATGGAAATTTTGGAAATCAATATTTATGCAATTCATTTACCGTTAAACGAACCGTTCATTATTAGCTACGCTGCATATGATACGATGCCGTCCATCATCGTGAAGATCACGACCGACACCGGGCATATCGGTTACGGGGAAGCCGTTGCGGATGAGCATGTGACAGGGGAAAGTTGGGAAAGTACGTTTGAAGTGCTGAAACATACACTTGCGCCGCTTTTGATCGGGGAAAATCCTCACAATATGGAAAGGATCCATGAAAAGATGGATCAGGCGATTTACGGAGTGCCCGCTGCCAAAGCCGCGCTGGATATCGCCTGTTATGATGTAGTCGGCAAAGCATTGGGTATCCCTGTCTACGATCTTCTTGGGGGAAGATACCATGACGAATTTCCCGTCACGCATGTCCTTAGCATCGCTTCGCCGGAACAGATGGCACAGGAAGCAGCAGACCGAGTGGCGGAAGGGTACCGTTCCTTGAAAATGAAAGTGGGTACGCAAGTGGACGAGGACGTCAAACGGATCGAGGCGGTACGGAGACGGGTTGGAGAGGATATCGCGATCCGGGTCGATGTCAATCAAGGCTGGAGAAATAGCGCTGCCACATTGACGGGGCTGCAAAAGCTATCCCATTGTTCACTCGATTGGCTGGAACAGCCGGTTGTCGCGGATGACATCGACGGGATGGTTGAAGTGAAATCGAAGTCGACGGTCCCGCTTATGATCGATGAAGGATTGCGGGGCATTCGCGAAATGCGCGAAATCATCGCCAAACGGGCAGCTGATAAAGTGAACATCAAACTGATGAAGTGTGGAGGCATCTATCCGGCGATGAAGTTGGCGCATATGGCCGAAATGGCGGGCATCGAATGCCAAATCGGTTCGATGGTGGAATCATCGGTCGGCTCGGCGGCCGGATTCCATGTCGCGTTCTCAAAGAAAATCATCACAAGTGTCGAATTGACCGGCCCTTTGAAATTCAGCAAGGATATCGGAAATCTTCATTATGACGTGCCGTTCATCCGGCTGACGGATAAGCCGGGACTTGGCATTGCGATTGATGAAGCCGTATTGGCAGAACTGACCAAGTTCTCCGGCAAGGTGACGGCATGA
- a CDS encoding SLC13 family permease, whose product MSNLLRADLVAVLALLAFVVTGILQPAEALAGFSNSVVIMIAGLFIVGAGILRTGLAQMAGNLLLRYSGDSEKRLFVLLLIIVASVGAFMSNTGTVALMLPIVVSIAISINTSPSKFLLPLSYMASFSGLLTLIASPPNLIVSQILVDNGYAKLGFFEITPIGIIGVVVGILYLYIIRNTLLPHDKNQARSKNGHRLSAKQLAIDYKLRDQLIRVSVPPESEIVGKRLAQLKIPAAYQLCILKIHRRSTEGMNLLPITFQEMAGPASILQAKDILYIQGSRDKVEQFAEDFGLRIKEGDSDADELISKQLGIAEVLLTPRSSLINETVRSIGFREKYNLNILGINRRGEYVLQEMSKQKLKFGDALLVQGSWESIELLARETDDVVVVGQPKEHAGMAAASGKAAVAGIILLAMVVMMVLEVFPAVITVLLGAAAMILTGCLRNMEDAYGQINWESIVLIAAMLPMATALEKTGGMVILSEGIVHMLSGWGPIGVLSGIYFITMVFGQFISNTATAVLFAPIAMNAALSIGVSPYTFLIAVAVASSMAFATPVASPTNALVMTAGGYKFMDFVKVGIPLQLIMFVVMMIAIPLLFPFG is encoded by the coding sequence ATGAGCAATCTGCTTCGGGCGGATCTGGTTGCGGTACTTGCATTGCTCGCATTTGTCGTCACAGGCATTTTGCAGCCGGCAGAAGCGCTTGCCGGTTTTTCGAATTCAGTCGTCATTATGATTGCAGGGCTTTTCATCGTCGGGGCAGGGATCTTGCGGACGGGGCTTGCCCAGATGGCGGGCAATTTGCTATTGCGCTATTCGGGTGATAGTGAAAAGCGGTTATTTGTCCTTCTATTGATAATTGTCGCTTCGGTCGGTGCCTTCATGAGTAATACGGGTACCGTAGCGTTGATGCTGCCGATTGTCGTCAGCATCGCAATCAGCATCAATACAAGTCCATCTAAGTTTCTGTTGCCACTTTCCTATATGGCCAGTTTTTCCGGATTGTTGACATTGATTGCGTCTCCTCCCAACTTGATCGTTAGTCAGATACTTGTCGACAACGGCTATGCGAAGCTAGGCTTTTTTGAAATTACTCCAATCGGGATCATCGGAGTCGTCGTAGGGATCCTATACTTGTACATCATACGAAACACATTGCTTCCCCATGACAAAAATCAGGCCCGTTCGAAAAACGGCCATCGGTTATCTGCCAAACAACTAGCTATTGATTATAAATTAAGGGATCAGTTGATCCGCGTCAGCGTTCCGCCTGAATCCGAGATTGTCGGGAAACGGTTGGCTCAGCTAAAGATTCCGGCGGCGTATCAATTATGCATCTTGAAAATCCATCGTCGGTCAACCGAGGGTATGAATTTATTGCCGATCACGTTTCAGGAAATGGCCGGACCAGCAAGTATCCTGCAGGCAAAAGATATCCTGTATATACAAGGGTCACGGGACAAAGTGGAGCAGTTCGCGGAAGACTTCGGTTTGCGGATCAAGGAAGGGGACTCTGATGCGGATGAATTAATCTCCAAGCAACTTGGGATTGCGGAAGTCCTGCTCACTCCACGTTCGAGTCTGATTAATGAGACTGTGCGCAGTATCGGCTTCCGTGAAAAGTATAATTTGAATATTCTTGGCATCAACCGTAGAGGGGAGTACGTTCTCCAGGAGATGTCCAAACAGAAGCTGAAATTTGGGGATGCTCTCCTCGTGCAAGGTTCATGGGAGTCGATTGAGCTGCTGGCGAGGGAGACGGATGATGTCGTAGTCGTTGGACAGCCGAAAGAGCATGCAGGAATGGCAGCAGCGAGCGGTAAAGCGGCCGTCGCGGGAATCATCTTGCTCGCAATGGTGGTCATGATGGTTTTGGAAGTGTTTCCGGCTGTCATCACCGTCTTGCTCGGAGCGGCGGCGATGATCCTTACGGGCTGTTTGCGCAATATGGAAGATGCCTACGGGCAGATTAACTGGGAAAGCATTGTCCTCATTGCGGCGATGCTACCGATGGCCACCGCGTTGGAGAAGACGGGAGGCATGGTCATTCTGTCGGAAGGTATTGTTCATATGTTGAGCGGTTGGGGGCCGATCGGTGTGCTGTCGGGGATTTATTTCATCACGATGGTGTTCGGACAATTTATCAGCAACACCGCCACCGCAGTCCTGTTTGCGCCGATTGCGATGAACGCGGCACTAAGTATCGGCGTGAGTCCATATACATTCCTAATCGCTGTGGCCGTCGCCTCCAGCATGGCGTTCGCCACGCCGGTTGCATCGCCGACGAATGCGTTGGTCATGACAGCGGGCGGCTATAAGTTTATGGATTTTGTCAAAGTCGGAATCCCGTTGCAACTCATCATGTTTGTCGTCATGATGATCGCCATTCCATTGTTATTCCCGTTTGGATGA
- a CDS encoding catalase: protein MTNNENHSQKRLTTAAGAPVVDNQNSMTAGPRGPVLLQDVWLIEKLAHFDREVIPERRMHAKGSGAYGTFTVTNDITKYTKAKIFSEIGKKTDMFARFSTVAGERGAADAERDIRGFALKFYTEEGNWDMVGNNTPVFFFRDPMQFPDLNHAVKRDPRTNMRSPKNNWDFWTSLPEALHQVTIIMSERGIPKTYRHMHGFGSHTYSMINANNERHWVKFHFRSQQGIENLTDAEAGALIANDRETHQRDLLNSIDSGDFPKWKMYIQVMTEEQALNMPYNPFDLTKVWYKGDFPLIEVGEFELNRNPDNYFAEVEQAAFTPAAIVPGIGFSPDKMLQARLFSYGDAQRYRLGVNHHQIPVNAPKCPFHSFHRDGQMRVDGNHGSRTSYEPNSYGEWQEQPSFKEPPLKIYGDAAHWDFREDDDDYFTQPGKLFNLMDDSQKQVLFENTARNMGDAPVEIKIRHIKHCYQADPAYGEGVANALGIPMSDVAVEAVAEVK from the coding sequence ATGACTAATAATGAGAATCATTCTCAAAAAAGACTAACAACGGCAGCGGGTGCTCCAGTTGTAGATAACCAAAACTCGATGACAGCTGGACCGCGTGGACCTGTTTTATTACAAGACGTATGGTTAATTGAGAAATTGGCCCATTTTGACCGCGAAGTGATTCCAGAGCGTCGGATGCACGCCAAAGGATCAGGAGCTTATGGGACATTTACCGTAACAAATGATATTACGAAATATACGAAAGCAAAAATTTTCTCCGAAATTGGGAAAAAGACAGATATGTTCGCCCGCTTTTCAACAGTAGCTGGAGAACGTGGTGCGGCTGACGCAGAACGAGATATCCGTGGGTTTGCACTTAAGTTTTACACAGAAGAAGGAAACTGGGATATGGTCGGCAATAATACGCCTGTCTTCTTCTTCCGGGATCCAATGCAGTTCCCTGACTTGAACCACGCAGTCAAACGGGATCCACGGACGAATATGAGAAGTCCCAAGAACAATTGGGATTTCTGGACATCTCTTCCGGAAGCACTCCACCAAGTTACAATCATTATGAGTGAACGGGGCATTCCGAAAACATACCGTCATATGCACGGTTTCGGCAGCCACACTTATAGCATGATCAATGCTAATAATGAACGTCATTGGGTAAAATTCCACTTCCGTTCTCAACAAGGCATCGAGAACCTGACAGATGCGGAAGCGGGAGCTTTAATCGCCAATGACCGTGAAACGCATCAACGTGATTTGTTGAACAGCATCGACAGCGGCGACTTCCCGAAATGGAAAATGTATATTCAAGTAATGACGGAAGAACAAGCTTTGAACATGCCATATAACCCGTTCGACTTGACGAAAGTTTGGTATAAAGGCGATTTCCCTCTAATCGAAGTGGGAGAGTTTGAATTGAACCGGAATCCGGATAACTACTTTGCGGAAGTCGAGCAAGCGGCATTCACTCCTGCTGCCATCGTTCCGGGAATCGGCTTCTCACCGGATAAAATGTTGCAAGCACGGTTGTTCTCCTATGGAGACGCACAACGATACCGTCTAGGTGTAAACCACCATCAAATTCCGGTAAACGCACCGAAATGCCCGTTCCACAGTTTCCACCGCGATGGTCAAATGCGGGTAGATGGCAACCATGGCAGCCGGACTTCATACGAACCGAATAGCTATGGCGAATGGCAAGAGCAACCAAGCTTCAAAGAGCCGCCATTGAAAATTTACGGAGATGCCGCACATTGGGATTTCCGGGAAGATGACGACGACTATTTCACACAACCTGGTAAGCTGTTTAATTTGATGGATGACAGCCAGAAACAAGTGTTATTCGAAAACACAGCCCGCAATATGGGTGATGCACCTGTGGAAATTAAAATCCGCCATATCAAGCATTGCTATCAAGCTGATCCGGCATATGGAGAAGGCGTTGCCAATGCGCTTGGCATTCCGATGAGTGATGTGGCAGTAGAGGCCGTAGCAGAAGTAAAATAA
- a CDS encoding sensor histidine kinase, with amino-acid sequence MKWTIRKKFMVGYIILFSLAAVVVYQVLKDSLEENSMAAVENELTNLQHTTREYVKQFMLHSPPKEDLFQEFGGIIAQELSKLHKQSVALYDKEGHFLYEAVPMEQPILLEYQLESTGRKFPEIDAAYQNKAAFTRLDVEEGNLIFFSYPLYLHNEFYGVFQFTGDYTNLFARNEKVLQSFTLLVIGLFLGVFLISLLLTSQIIKPLVQLTKATRNVSAGDYHVKVQVKTGDELEDLATSFNEMQRDIERHIQTIEEEKEKILLLEKSRTDFFNNVTHELKTPLAIISGYAQIIGAESFDDPAYLQKAANRIRSESDRLNRLVIELIELSKNEVDQQLKKREVVEMFPLVAGVCEDMRLKAHRRQMDIVCKGDDFSVYGNHDELRQVFINTVDNAIKHGVAGEPIQVTVGSGNISVSNPSRPISETIVEHAFDPFIHTQGKGNSGLGLFICKEIIDRLDGTISFQYEKGQAITAIYLPPWQQNGNNC; translated from the coding sequence ATGAAATGGACTATCCGAAAAAAATTCATGGTCGGATACATTATCCTTTTCTCGTTGGCGGCTGTGGTTGTATACCAGGTTTTGAAGGATTCGTTAGAGGAAAACAGTATGGCGGCGGTTGAGAATGAATTAACTAATCTACAGCATACGACGAGGGAATACGTCAAGCAGTTCATGCTTCATTCGCCCCCAAAAGAGGATCTTTTTCAAGAGTTTGGTGGAATTATCGCTCAGGAATTAAGTAAGCTCCATAAACAAAGTGTGGCGTTATACGATAAGGAAGGTCATTTTTTATATGAAGCCGTTCCCATGGAACAGCCGATTTTATTGGAATATCAGCTGGAAAGTACGGGAAGGAAATTTCCAGAAATCGATGCGGCCTACCAGAACAAGGCAGCGTTTACACGGTTGGATGTAGAGGAAGGAAACCTTATTTTCTTTTCCTATCCTTTATATTTACATAATGAATTTTATGGTGTATTTCAGTTTACAGGAGATTATACGAATTTATTTGCCCGAAACGAAAAAGTGCTGCAAAGCTTCACCCTTTTGGTCATCGGTCTATTTTTAGGAGTGTTTCTCATTTCCCTCCTGCTCACAAGTCAAATTATCAAACCGCTAGTTCAATTGACAAAGGCGACTCGAAACGTATCGGCGGGTGATTATCATGTTAAGGTTCAAGTGAAAACGGGAGATGAACTGGAGGACCTGGCTACTAGTTTCAACGAGATGCAGCGTGACATCGAACGACATATCCAGACCATCGAAGAAGAGAAAGAAAAGATTCTTCTATTGGAAAAAAGCCGAACCGATTTTTTTAATAATGTCACACATGAATTGAAAACCCCATTGGCGATCATTTCAGGCTATGCCCAGATTATTGGTGCAGAGAGCTTTGATGATCCTGCTTATTTGCAAAAAGCTGCCAATCGAATTCGTTCGGAAAGCGATCGCTTAAACCGGTTGGTCATCGAATTGATTGAGCTGTCTAAAAATGAGGTGGATCAACAGCTGAAGAAGCGGGAAGTAGTTGAGATGTTTCCCTTGGTGGCGGGCGTATGTGAAGATATGCGTTTAAAGGCTCACCGTCGACAAATGGATATCGTTTGTAAGGGAGATGATTTTTCAGTATATGGAAATCACGATGAACTCAGGCAAGTGTTCATAAATACCGTGGATAATGCAATCAAACATGGCGTGGCAGGCGAACCGATTCAAGTTACGGTTGGGAGCGGCAACATTTCTGTTTCCAATCCAAGTCGCCCGATATCAGAAACCATAGTGGAGCATGCCTTCGATCCGTTTATCCATACACAAGGAAAGGGCAATAGCGGGCTCGGCCTGTTTATTTGCAAAGAAATCATCGACCGTCTTGATGGGACGATTTCATTTCAATATGAAAAGGGTCAAGCCATTACGGCCATCTATCTTCCTCCTTGGCAACAAAACGGCAACAACTGTTGA
- a CDS encoding response regulator transcription factor, translating to MSIKENKTVLIIEDEDSILDILSYALRKEGYRVHGAATGEEGIRLFEGVHPDVVILDVMLPDQSGFDICKQLIAISSVPILMLTARDDIVDKVLGLELGADDYMTKPFDIREVLIRIKVLLRRAASSTTSYLRVNEKVSIEPRSHTVRKEEEVVALKPKEYELLLLFAQHKNRVFSREEILDTVWDFDYAGDLRTVDVHVQRIRKKLDDPSLPSVIETVFGVGYKMKGE from the coding sequence TTGTCAATCAAAGAAAATAAAACAGTTTTAATTATAGAAGACGAAGACTCCATCTTGGATATTCTGTCCTACGCCTTACGCAAGGAAGGGTACCGGGTGCACGGTGCAGCAACGGGAGAAGAAGGGATTCGCTTATTTGAAGGGGTGCATCCGGATGTTGTGATTCTCGATGTGATGTTGCCGGATCAAAGCGGTTTTGACATCTGCAAGCAACTGATAGCGATAAGCTCTGTCCCGATTCTCATGCTGACTGCACGGGATGATATCGTCGATAAAGTCCTCGGCCTCGAACTGGGTGCGGATGATTATATGACAAAGCCTTTTGATATCCGCGAAGTGCTCATCCGTATCAAAGTATTGTTGCGGCGCGCTGCCAGTTCCACAACGTCCTATTTGCGAGTGAACGAGAAAGTAAGTATAGAACCGCGTTCGCATACCGTTCGAAAAGAGGAAGAAGTGGTCGCATTGAAGCCAAAGGAATATGAATTGCTATTGCTGTTTGCCCAACATAAAAATAGAGTTTTCTCAAGGGAAGAAATCCTCGATACGGTTTGGGATTTTGACTATGCCGGAGATTTGAGAACGGTCGATGTCCATGTCCAGCGGATCCGGAAAAAGCTGGACGACCCCTCTTTGCCATCCGTCATCGAAACGGTATTCGGAGTCGGTTATAAGATGAAGGGGGAGTAG
- a CDS encoding DUF5658 family protein, with product MAEVITRSRLQKAGLLLLILAVFDALVTDIGIRHAHIEEANPLMRFVYEQHIVYFYSIKIGLPLVLLHLLQSIKPKRLWTILMGGALILYLLVSGLHLYWITHV from the coding sequence TTGGCTGAAGTTATTACACGTTCCAGGTTGCAAAAAGCCGGACTTCTATTATTGATATTAGCAGTTTTTGATGCGCTGGTGACAGACATCGGCATACGGCATGCCCACATCGAGGAAGCCAACCCTCTCATGCGTTTTGTCTACGAACAACATATCGTTTACTTCTACAGCATCAAAATCGGGCTTCCGCTTGTCCTTCTGCACCTCCTGCAATCCATCAAGCCAAAACGGTTATGGACCATTCTCATGGGCGGCGCGCTTATTCTTTATTTACTAGTCTCGGGTCTTCACCTCTATTGGATCACTCACGTATAA
- a CDS encoding methyl-accepting chemotaxis protein: MGVKQEVIETAQGLASVSEETSASVEQLATQAASIKNFTAHNLAFVTETEQKSKFGNELIAEQTKQMDAVQSSIRQLGSKMAELQTSSGQIREIVNIVTTIANQTNLLALNAAIEAARAGEQGAGFAVVASEVRKLSEETKNAIGGVTGLIQQTDEKIAEMTESVTEMNGLIQGSAENTVRISGSFREIADAVSGIQQQSGQSNEEIQIISQILQELNEVIDTLAHSSDGLIQTMEDL, translated from the coding sequence ATGGGCGTTAAACAGGAAGTGATCGAGACGGCGCAGGGCCTTGCGTCAGTCAGTGAAGAGACGAGTGCTTCCGTGGAGCAATTGGCCACCCAAGCGGCGTCGATAAAAAATTTCACAGCCCATAATCTGGCGTTTGTGACGGAAACGGAGCAAAAGTCCAAGTTCGGAAATGAATTGATTGCTGAACAGACGAAACAGATGGACGCGGTGCAATCGAGCATTCGCCAATTGGGAAGCAAAATGGCTGAACTTCAAACATCGTCCGGGCAAATCCGGGAAATCGTCAACATCGTGACCACTATCGCAAACCAGACGAACTTGCTTGCGTTGAACGCCGCCATCGAAGCGGCTCGGGCAGGGGAGCAGGGAGCTGGATTTGCAGTCGTCGCATCGGAAGTCCGCAAGCTGTCCGAAGAGACGAAAAATGCCATTGGAGGCGTTACGGGCCTTATTCAGCAGACGGATGAAAAAATTGCGGAAATGACGGAGTCTGTGACAGAGATGAATGGATTGATCCAAGGCAGCGCGGAAAATACAGTCCGTATTTCGGGATCGTTCCGGGAAATTGCGGACGCGGTTTCCGGAATCCAGCAGCAAAGCGGGCAATCCAATGAAGAAATCCAAATAATATCGCAGATTTTACAGGAACTGAATGAGGTTATCGATACATTAGCCCATTCGTCGGATGGGCTGATTCAGACAATGGAAGACTTATGA
- a CDS encoding AEC family transporter encodes MELLLIILPVFLIFAAGYVGQKLIGFDIKTISTMALYLMSPFLAFRTFYVNEITMDYFYIILFCLLLMGGLFIAVWVTSRLMRATRPQFSAIILGAVFMNSGNYGAPVVLFALGAIGFDYAVIMMVFQTVLMNSFGIFFASLGGSEKASIHDSIQRVIRMPVLYAAIVGVALQLLHVPISSSLMEGISLIADASIPTVMLVLGMQLAVITRKRVAYRYVTATVIIRMFLSPAIAAVIVLFLPVSDLLKTVLIIQSAMPAAANTTMFALQFGTEPDLVSFTTLITTLLSLLTIPIVLLLLGIG; translated from the coding sequence TTGGAATTACTGCTGATCATTTTACCGGTATTTCTTATTTTCGCAGCGGGGTATGTCGGCCAAAAGCTCATAGGGTTTGATATTAAAACGATATCTACTATGGCATTGTACCTGATGTCCCCCTTTCTTGCATTCCGGACGTTCTATGTGAATGAAATTACAATGGATTATTTCTATATCATCCTCTTCTGCCTACTCTTGATGGGAGGCCTTTTTATCGCTGTCTGGGTGACATCCCGTTTGATGAGAGCGACTCGCCCCCAATTTTCCGCAATCATTCTCGGAGCAGTCTTTATGAACAGCGGCAACTACGGGGCGCCGGTTGTTTTATTCGCTTTAGGGGCAATTGGATTCGACTACGCGGTCATCATGATGGTGTTCCAGACAGTTTTGATGAATAGTTTCGGCATATTCTTCGCGTCGCTGGGGGGATCTGAGAAAGCATCCATTCACGATTCAATCCAGCGGGTCATCCGCATGCCCGTCCTGTATGCAGCCATTGTCGGCGTCGCCCTGCAATTGCTCCATGTGCCGATCTCTTCATCCCTAATGGAAGGCATCAGTCTGATTGCGGACGCTTCGATCCCGACCGTCATGCTCGTCCTCGGCATGCAGTTGGCGGTCATTACCCGGAAACGCGTTGCGTATCGGTACGTCACTGCAACTGTCATTATCCGGATGTTCCTGTCTCCGGCAATTGCGGCGGTAATTGTACTATTCTTACCAGTCAGCGATTTGTTGAAAACCGTGCTCATTATCCAATCTGCCATGCCTGCTGCCGCCAACACGACAATGTTCGCCTTGCAATTCGGGACGGAACCGGACTTGGTGTCCTTTACGACACTCATCACGACACTGCTAAGCTTGCTCACCATTCCAATCGTCCTGCTGCTATTAGGGATCGGATGA
- a CDS encoding DMT family transporter, protein MNKIPPFVLLVFATILWGGNFVIGRGIASELPPFTLSFLRWCTAFLVFLPIAWLPLKREWRQLKEHWRTVIFMAITGVASFNTLIYVALHHTTSINASLMNTSTPIIIYILSFVFLKEKLTRNQLIGTLISLLGVLFIISKGSFESLLQFSFNQGDLIVIIAVICWAIYSLLVKQYAMRLPSSPTFLVSIFLGIIMLLPFYLYETMNPDIHITWSMNSIGAILYTGILASIAAFVCWNTGVIRLGANKAGIYLNFIPVFATLFAVLFIGESLQVFQVIGGLFVILGVFLTTRAPRLRTSDG, encoded by the coding sequence TTGAATAAAATTCCACCGTTCGTCCTGCTCGTGTTCGCCACGATTTTATGGGGCGGCAATTTTGTCATCGGCCGCGGAATCGCAAGTGAATTGCCGCCTTTCACCTTATCGTTCCTAAGGTGGTGCACGGCATTCCTCGTGTTTCTGCCTATCGCTTGGCTCCCTTTGAAACGGGAATGGCGACAGCTCAAGGAGCATTGGCGTACGGTCATTTTCATGGCCATCACAGGGGTTGCCAGTTTTAATACGCTCATTTACGTCGCGCTTCACCATACGACGTCCATCAACGCATCGCTGATGAATACGTCGACGCCGATCATTATATACATATTATCTTTCGTCTTTTTAAAAGAGAAGTTAACGCGCAATCAGCTGATCGGCACATTGATCTCGTTGCTTGGCGTCCTGTTCATCATTTCCAAAGGCTCTTTTGAAAGTCTTCTACAATTTTCATTCAACCAAGGCGACTTGATTGTCATCATTGCGGTCATTTGCTGGGCAATCTACTCATTGCTTGTGAAACAGTATGCGATGCGGCTCCCAAGCAGTCCGACCTTTTTAGTGAGCATCTTCCTCGGAATCATCATGCTGCTGCCCTTCTACCTGTATGAAACGATGAACCCCGACATCCACATCACATGGTCGATGAATTCCATCGGGGCGATTTTATATACGGGGATTCTCGCTTCGATTGCCGCGTTCGTCTGCTGGAATACGGGCGTAATCCGGCTCGGGGCGAATAAAGCAGGCATCTACTTGAATTTCATTCCCGTGTTCGCCACACTATTTGCGGTACTGTTCATCGGGGAGTCGCTGCAAGTATTCCAGGTGATCGGTGGCCTGTTCGTCATTTTAGGTGTGTTTCTGACAACACGGGCACCCCGCTTGCGGACAAGTGACGGCTGA